The Quercus robur chromosome 7, dhQueRobu3.1, whole genome shotgun sequence genome has a segment encoding these proteins:
- the LOC126690964 gene encoding uncharacterized protein LOC126690964 — MRTQPTRCKWKPPPSGTFKINFDGANFPTEKKSGIGVVIRDSRGLVIASCSKVVHQMLGASEVEAMAATWALSFAAEVGVNRAVLEGDSLDVIAGLREDRMVLVPYELLLEEARFLSQQFDELRYSHTKREGNRLAHSLARYAVGISDFLVWMEDVPPQFYSVFQTDLSGFS; from the coding sequence ATGCGCACTCAACCAACGAGATGTAAGTGGAAGCCTCCACCATCAGGTACGTTCAAGATTAATTTCGATGGAGCGAACTTCCCAACGGAAAAGAAATCTGGTATAGGAGTGGTTATTAGAGATAGCAGAGGTCTTGTTATTGCCTCATGTTCGAAGGTGGTGCACCAGATGTTAGGCGCTTCTGAGGTAGAAGCTATGGCTGCGACATGGGCTCTTTCCTTTGCAGCTGAAGTAGGGGTGAACCGGGCTGTGTTAGAGGGAGATTCATTGGATGTTATTGCGGGTTTAAGGGAGGATAGGATGGTTTTGGTGCCATACGAATTACTGTTGGAGGAAGCAAGGTTTTTGTCCCAACAATTTGATGAGTTGCGTTACTCTCATACAAAGAGGGAAGGCAACAGGTTAGCACATAGTCTGGCTAGATATGCAGTTGGCATATCAGATTTTctagtttggatggaggatgttcctcctCAATTTTATTCTGTATTCCAAACCGATTTATCGggtttttcttaa